From the genome of Leishmania infantum JPCM5 genome chromosome 34, one region includes:
- a CDS encoding putative serine/threonine-protein phosphatase PP1 has protein sequence MIQCDRAPPQLLVRGEQIRAVLTEVREIFMSQPMLLEIRPPVRVCGDTHGQYYDLLRIYEKCGFPPYSNYLFLGDYVDRGKHSVETIVLQFCYKIVYPENFFLLRGNHECASINKMYGFFDDVKRRYNIKLFKAFTDVFNTMPVCCVISEKIICMHGGLSPDLTDLTAINEILRPCDVPDRGILCDLLWADPENEVRGFLESDRGVSYLFGEDIVNDFLDMVDMDLIVRAHQVVQRGYGFFASRQLVTVFSAPNYCGEFDNDAAVMTIDDKLQCSFLIIPAAK, from the coding sequence ATGATTCAGTGCGATCGCGCGCCTCCACAGCTGCTTGTCCGTGGGGAACAAATCCGTGCCGTGCTCACTGAGGTGCGCGAGATCTTCATGTCGCAGCCAATGCTCCTCGAGATCCGCccgcctgtgcgcgtgtgtggcgacACGCACGGACAGTACTAcgacctgctgcgcatctACGAGAAGTGCGGCTTCCCCCCATACTCGAACTACCTGTTCCTCGGCGACTACGTTGACCGCGGCAAGCACAGCGTCGAGACGATCGTCCTGCAGTTCTGCTACAAGATTGTGTACCCCGAGAACTTCTTTCTTCTGCGCGGCAACCACGAGTGCGCTAGCATCAACAAGATGTACGGGTTTTTCGATGATGTGAAGCGGCGGTATAACATCAAGCTGTTCAAGGCGTTCACGGACGTGTTCAACACGATGCCCGTGTGCTGCGTGATTAGCGAGAAGATCATCTGCATGCACGGTGGCCTTAGTCCTGACCTGACCGATCTTACCGCCATTAACGAGATTCTTCGTCCGTGCGACGTGCCTGATCGCGGCATCCTGTGCGATCTGCTGTGGGCCGATCCAGAAAACGAAGTTCGCGGCTTCCTGGAGAGCGACCGCGGCGTGAGCTACCTGTTCGGCGAGGACATTGTGAACGACTTCCTGGATATGGTGGACATGGACCTGattgtgcgcgcgcatcaAGTTGTGCAACGTGGCTACGGGTTCTTTGCGAGCCGTCAGCTTGTGACCGTGTTCTCTGCGCCGAACTACTGCGGTGAGTTCGACAACGACGCTGCCGTGATGACCATCGACGACAAGCTGCAGTGCTCCTTCCTCATCATTCCGGCTGCCAAGTAG